TGAGGTTTAGTTCTAAGTAAACCCTAGAAAACTGGACACACATCTGTTTTGTATAATAGACAGTTGGAAATAGCATGGGTGCCTGTATGTATAGGGGGCTGAATGAAGTTAGCTGCTCAGTAGCTCTTTTCCTATTCTGTGTATAGGTATGTTTGAAAATCCCAACTAAATTGATCCAATTAAAATTGTTTGTAGGGAACTTCTTCCTTTATACATCTGTCTGTGCACTAGAACTCACATCGTGtacacttttcttttaaagttttcttttacaatTTGACTAAATTCTGGTTTTATCTGTGAAGCTGAGTACTCTGGATGCTGTTTTATCTCATACGTCTTTCTTCTAGGCTGATATACTGCTGAAAGAACATTATAATTGTCTTATCCCaataatactgaaatatttggtGTGGATACTTTTTAACGTATCATGCAGCACCATCCACCTAGGGATGACTCTCCTCTTCCTGTTTGGAATTTTAGAACATGTCAGCACTGCAGAAGTTGCTTAGGTGGGAGAGCAGTACTAGTCCATCTCTTGACACGAATCCAGTATTCTGAAATGTGGTTTCATAAACAAATACTTGCACCGTGCTAGTAGAGGAATTAGAGTTGATCAGTGTGGATCTGTGACTTGCAGGCTGGATGGTCAAAATTATTTCTGGAAGTTTGGTAGAGTGGTGTTAGTTctctaaataaaatttatatggATAAATTTATAGAGCTGTGAATGCTAACAGGCTTTAGGAATGTAGTAAATGAGATCCcgttaggattttttttctttctgtttggatttcttcattttccagagGAGTCTAAACGGtgaatctttgttttctgtggtttaGGTTATCGCTCATGAAATCTCTCACAGCTGGACAGGAAACTTGGTAACAAACAAAACATGGGAGCATTTTTGGTAGGTGTGGTGTTCAAATCAATGCAAatcatatttgaaaataaatctgtaaagaccaatgaaattaattttgccaTCCTAACAGTGCTGACTTTATAAATGCATTTCCAGGCTGAATGAGGGGCATACTGTGTACCTGGAGCGCAGGATTGGTGGTCGGTTGTTTGGTGAGCAGTTCAGGCACTTTAAAGCCCTAGGAGGTTGGAGGGAACTGCAGAATACggtaagtatttttaaagttgttACGACTTTATGTTTAAGCATATgcctaaataaaataaaggtaatTTATTGCATTGCCCACAAATGAGACTTGTCTAGTCAGCTTTTCTCACACATTCTTATTAGAGGATGAACAACTTCGATGCCTTGTTTTTTGATATCTTCCCAAGGTAAAACCTTAATATACTCAAATTAGATAAAGCTTTTTGAACCGTTTTAAGCATGTGAAGATGAACATCTTTACAGACTCTCTTGCTTGTCTGGGTACGGCCAAATTGCAATATTACCTGCATACTGGTAAGCAGCTGAAAGCTTGTCAAAACTGTCTGCAAGCGTGACCATCAGAGTTCCCAGAGCCTCATGCAAGTGactcatgtatttttttttctgtatactgcattataattttataatgTTATTGTCTAGGAGGGTTGTTTAGTTTTGTGTTTAGGTAGCATcgttaaattttttttttcagattgccAGCCTGTGTTATTTTCAACCCTTTCATTCAGTTTGGTGATGCAGTTTACCTTGTTTGCTCTGAATATTTCTTTGTagtattttattctttataCCACTCATTTAAATCAAGTACTTTATATAGTTTGTTAATAAGAGGATAAATATAGACTGTTTATTAGGTGCTCATGATTATGACAGACATGACAGTAATTAACTGCTTTGAGACTGGAGCACAGGGTGATTGATCCTAACATCCATCTTTCTTTGATACACAGTCAGACACTGGTAAAgccaaatgagaaaaaaggtTTAATAAACTGTTTTGTGCGGATTCAGAGCTTCaggaaaaagaatgagaaagaatGCTTTGAAATTAGATCATCTTAGTTCTGGATGGTTAAAACCTTTATAAATAGGGTTAGTAGTGATTTGCAAGAGTCCTAGTTTTCCTAGgtgaatatattttcttctgtctttgtcACAGATAGATACTTTTGGAGATAAAAATCCTGTAACTAACCTCGTCCCTAATCTGAGTGAAGTAGATCCTGATGAAGCCTATTCATCTGTTCCATATGAGAAaggctttgccttgcttttttaCCTTGAACAACTTCTTGGAGGACCAGGTAAGTATTACAAGCTTTATATATTAttgtttcctgttttaaattcaaacactgaaacaggtttggttttttttaactgttagaTGTCTTCATGGGCTTCTTGAAGGCTTACATTCAGCAGTTTGCTTATAAAAGCATAGTAACAGAGGACTGGAAGAAGTTCTTGTACTCCTACTTCAAGGATAAGGTCGGGCAGTATTTAATACTATTTGCTTGAAACCTTTTAGTTATGTGAAACTAGGATATAGCTTGGAAATTACCTTCTTAAGGACCagttctttatctttctcttctttatctGAAGATCTTAATGTGATGTAGTCTCACAGCCTACGAAGATAGGTTTTCTttatggtgctttttttttttttccctagaagggaatattttgttttgaattaagCTGTACGGGATTCTCCAGGGTAATTGGAgggatgttaaaaaaaaaccaaacaacccaaacccaaaTGACTTTAGTTTTTGTTCGGTATGCTTTTctctaaaaataacatttaaaactgaataagaatttatgttgctttgtaGGTAGATCTTCTTGATAAAGTTGATTGGAACTCATGGTTTAATGCTCCAGGAATGCCACCAGTGAAGCCTACGTAAGCTGCATTCTTTTATAGTTCATCTTTTCTCCAGATTGCACATGATTTTCCAAACAGTCATAAAACAGTTTGTAAATAGGGTGAAAGTCTTTCCACAAATGTTTTATTAGAAGGTGTCCTGATACTGTGTAGAAATTGATATGTGTGcatacaggaggaaaaaaatggcactgttaatattttcaagtttttattCTGGTGGAAATCTGTACCTTGGAAGTTGCCagaaaagattctttttttctgatggttTGCTGCAacaattttctgtcttcatctgTAAGCTATAATATATGTACAAGCATGTATGCTCAGGATTATTGGTCATTTTAGGAGTGTGTGGGATCAAGGTGTAGTGTCAGCTATGTCCAAAATGCTTCTCACTTTAGctgaaatgtatttcttcatAGTAGATCTTTTGTAAATTGTGCTGCAACATTGAGTTGGAGCCTTGAATGAACAAATGTGGAactgtttgaaaataatttctcagcaTTCTTGTGAAAAATACTACAGAAGCTTCTTGCGTTTCCGAAGGGTGATCCtgtgtttttaatatttgaCAGGTATGATATGACACTAACAAATGCTTGTGTTGCCTTGAGCCAAAGATGGATTCAAGTGAGTGGTTAAAGAATGCTGAGGTGTCTGTATTTTGACAAGCTCgttctttttataaaaagtgAGCCATTCTCTTCTGTAACCTATCATCTGCTGATGGAGAATAAATTTATGGTGATAGTAGGGCATTTTGCGTTTCATAGACTAGACATTTATCAAGGAGTCTGTGGATTTGCAGTGAGTTCTGTACATGTTTTAACAAGGCACATGGCCAGCTTTTCGTTATATGTATGCAGTaaacaaacttttttctttttttttttttttttttttttgcaaacccTACATTACTGATTATAATGTATAAGCAATAATTCTCTTACATTATACTGGAGCTAGTATGCGTTTCTTATCGAAAACTGAAGTACATAAATCATAATGACTACCTAATACCATACAATTTTCTCATAATTTTGACCATAATACTCGGAAACCCCACAGAATTTAGCATACCTTCCTTGTGTTAGCTTTGTGGCTTTTCACTGCGCTTGTATGTTTAACTTTATTCTTCTTGATGttactttttctgtaaaaagctCTTGATTTTTCACTTAACTGTAACAGAAAGACAGTGGAAATAGAAAGATTAGTGGAgagaaaacaagtaaaaattGAAGTGGAGAATACCAAACATCAGACAGCAGATAGAAAccctccctttctcttcttgtCGCATCCTGCGTAAATACATATTAGTATCTTTATTATGTGAAATGGCTCAATAGTAACTGAGGGTgtccaaacaaaaaattacacCTGATTGCATTTTGAAATGCTTATTAAAAACTTAAGTAACCATTCGCTTTTAGGCAAAAGAGAGTGATTTGTGCTCATTCAGCTCAGCAGACCTGAAGGAAATGTCATCTCATCAGTTGATCGAGTTCCTGGCACTGTTGCTTCTGGAGGTAAATACACGCCTGGGGTAACTTGATTCTGGTACCACAAAAGCCCAAGTGTGCTTTGGAATTAAGTTGTCCATTTCCTTTTAAGTTTTGCTAAGATAACTCACTCTCACTGTATGTAGTTACTGAAACCTTCAGCTGTGCCTCCTTGATTATGTTTGGCTCTTCAGCTAACGAGCAACATAAAGTGTTTTGGATTGAAAGGTAAAACCAAAACTGTTACATGCTTGTTTGTCTGCTGTAGATGTTATAGCAAACAAGCTATAAAGAGAGTGAAAATACTTCAGGTTTTGAATGTTTCAGAAGTACCAGCAGTGGGAATTTGCTAGCGTTTATCCCTTGTCCCTTCCCTAGTACTGTGAGAATGTGAAAGCAACAAATGCAAGTATTTGTTACAGTGAGCTTTTAATTCCTTTGTAGCATCAATCTTTGTGAATGAAcctgtttatttttgcagttagTGGCTTGAAGTGTGCCTCTGGCTTATTCTGACTAtgtaatttcctttttcagcCCCCTTTTCCACTGTCACATGTCAAACGAATGCAGCAAGTATATGACTTCAATGCTATAAACAATTCTGAAATAAGATTCAGGTTTGTTCTTGTATGGGCATTTTTCTAATCTTAAATGCTTTCATAAAACACCCTGTCCTGCTTCATAAGTGGTCTGAGACTCTTGTATGCAactgctgcagggaaggtggagttgggaggggacaggggagtGTAGAGTGTGATTGTAAGGGGTTTGTAAGGAGCAAGCATACTCACCAGAGTGATGTTCTGTTACTTTTGGATTGGGTAAATGTAGTCAAGTAGAAGAACTGCAGGTGAACAATGGGTTAtctgtgctttattttcatctgtCACACTAGAAAGGAGCCTGATGACCTGATAACTTTTATGTTGGAGGTGGTATCAGGTAATAGAATAGCCTCTCTGGGACTCAGACATGCCTGAAAaatcttccaaaatatttagCCAGGAAAGTGTCTTCTGGACTGACCTAATCCATTCTTCTGCCAATGtgcctgtttttttaaaacctgtcttGGAAATGCTTTTGTCGCATTTTAATGCTTGTTGTcacaagtggggaaaaaaagtaaatatcaaAGGAAGTTTCTAAACAAGTAGGAAATGCTTCTAGCTAAACGGTTTGATTCTTGTGCCATCCCAATTTCAAATGTTCTGTATTTACATATTGTATTTACACATCGCTTGTTAAAAAAAGGTGTTGTTGAGGACATAAGTAATTTTTACAAATAGCTTGAAGTATTGCATATTTTGCTACTGTTACGTACTTGGATAGATTTCCAGTAGTGCTGATTATTCTGCCTTAACTGACTTAGAGTTGTTTTTCTTATTAacaaatgaagtattttaaacatACAGTATAGTTTCTACTTCTTGAAACAAGATCGTTTTCTTATTAAAACAAGCACATGCCAATTGCTGGTGACattttgtttgggggttttgataggttggttgttttttttcatcagttgGTCAAATATGACATGTGCTATATAATTCAGGTCTATTTCCAAGTGGTGCAACTGGACACCACTGTAATATTAAGGAAATACATAGCTGCAGAAGCTAATCAGTCCTTTTTGGAGAAGCTTCAAAGCAATTTTGTCCTAATTTATAGAAAAGACCTCTTTTTGTAACAAGCTGGTCAGACACTTTATATTTTATGTTGAACTAGAATCTTATTCTCATGATGATGAAAGAATCATGCCCAGAGTGTATATGAGAGCAGAATAGTAAGATGTCTGCCCATCACAAATGAAAATAGAAgtgtaaattttctttttttcatttttaaggtgGCTGCGCCTCTGCCTCAAGTCCAAGTGGGAAGAAGCTATTCCTCTGGCACTAAAAATGGCAACAGATCAGGGCAGGATGAAATTTACTCGACCCTTGTTCAGGTGAAAGCAATCTCTACATTGTAGGAGCTCATGCTGTTGGCATTTTTAGTATAATGGAATGTGTAGTACTTGAcattgaaaatgtatttgttgtCCTTTGAAGTTATATAATATTTCCAGTATACTGTGAACCAGCTTATCTTCAGTGTCATTTTCCACTTGATGACTTGacgaggtttaggctggacattaggaaaaactttttcacagaaggggtcattgggcactggaacaggctacccaggaaggtggttgagtcaccatccctagaggtgtttaaggcacaggtggatgaggcactgaggggtgtggcttagtgtttgataggaatggttggacttgatgatccagtgggtcttttccaacctggtgattctatgactttttttaatagagGAAAGCTTAGTCTCCAGGTATGCACCTCAGTGAGAGGTTTTCAAGGGAAAAGTAGAACCTTGAGAAAATCCCCACTGTACTATttgcatagatttttttttctttttttttttttttgtaatgacacctttttttctttcttttctccttttacagGGACCTTTACAGTTTTGACAAGTCTCGAGATCTGGCTGTCAAAACGTTTTTGGAGCATAGAGCTTCTATGCACCCAGTCACTTCAATGCTTGTGGGCAAAGATTTGAAACAGGATCAATGACAAATTTACcaatttcaaagaaattttcttGTTGCTGAAAGAAGAGACTGATTCCACAAACCGCTGATATGTGTGCTTGACTATGCTATAAAATGCTCAACTGCTTTGATATATTTAGCCTAAAATGAACCTTCCAAATCATGTTCAGTACTTTCGATTTTGCATCTCCAAGTGAAACAGTAAAATTACTGAATCTCTGGAACTGGGAGAATGGTTTTATTACCAGCATTTCTTAGAACACACCAAGAAAAAGCTGTTCTGAGATGTAGTCGATTGTCAATCATGGAATTTAAAAACACGGAAAACTAATTGGTGGATGATATGGCTCATTATGcacagctttctttttcatggCAATGTGGTTGAGACTTCAAGTatctgaagactgaaaaaaataaatcttttcaaTGTCTACTGCTCTCTGTATTGATCTGTacaaaaagttttatttttctctttctagttGAGGAAGGAATTTTCATGATGGGTCCAAGAGGACTATGAAGACTTAAATGGCTCACGGCATTCCAGTGTTAGGGCTAGATGGAAATTCTGCTCTATTTGTCCTGGCTGTGTTACTTGAATGAATTCTTCACATTAATCAGGATATGATGGTTTTACATAGTTATTTCTGCTGTATCCTATGCTGTGTACTAATAGTTGTCTGAATACTTCCTCTTCTTTTAGCAAACCTGGAATTTTTACCAAATTTGAGATAGAGTATCTTGCTATGCTTTCAGtaacttatttaatttttttcaaccCACTGTGTATTTTCAATACCCCTCATTATTGCAGGGGCAACCCAGTCTCTTTTCctcatttgaatttttttatatttcagttcTTTAACCAGTTCTGGAAGCAGACACTTAAATAACAAGGGCTGTGTTTCctgtaattcatagaatcatagaatccctaaaTCGGAAAAGATCCTTAAGATCATGAAGTCTAACTGTATCTGTCTACCACCAAATCATATCtgtaagcacttcatctacccttcttttaaatatctccagggatggtgactcaatcacctcccttggcagcctgtgccggtgcctgagaaccctttccatgacgtttttctaatgtccaatctgaacctcccctgatgcagcttgaggccattccctcttggaCTGTCACGTGTCAtgtgggtgaagagaccaacgctcacctctccacaacctcattttaggtagttgtagacagggGTAAGGTCttgcctcagccttctcttctctgggctaaacatccccagttccctcagccgctcctcctaaaacttgttctccagcctatTCAcaagctttgttgcccttctctggacaagctccaggatctcaatgtctttcttgtagcgaggggcccagaactgaacacagtatttgagctgt
This genomic window from Phaenicophaeus curvirostris isolate KB17595 chromosome 1, BPBGC_Pcur_1.0, whole genome shotgun sequence contains:
- the LTA4H gene encoding leukotriene A-4 hydrolase, whose protein sequence is MAAAADPCSFASPACCLTRHLHLRCRADFAAQTLRGSAAFTVRAERAALRCVVLDTKDVQVFKVTINDQDAKFVFGEKHSFKGTPLEITLPFELRRGQEAIVEISFESSPKSSALQWFTPEQTSGKKYPFLFSQCQATHCRAIFPCQDTPAVKLTYYAEVSVPKELVALMSANREGEMPDPEDSSRKIYHFSQNVPIPCYLIALVVGALESRKIGPRSLVWAEKELVDKSAYEFAETEAMLKTAEDLAGPYVWGQYDLLVLPPSFPYGGMENPCLTFVTPTLLAGDRSLSNVIAHEISHSWTGNLVTNKTWEHFWLNEGHTVYLERRIGGRLFGEQFRHFKALGGWRELQNTIDTFGDKNPVTNLVPNLSEVDPDEAYSSVPYEKGFALLFYLEQLLGGPDVFMGFLKAYIQQFAYKSIVTEDWKKFLYSYFKDKVDLLDKVDWNSWFNAPGMPPVKPTYDMTLTNACVALSQRWIQAKESDLCSFSSADLKEMSSHQLIEFLALLLLEPPFPLSHVKRMQQVYDFNAINNSEIRFRWLRLCLKSKWEEAIPLALKMATDQGRMKFTRPLFRDLYSFDKSRDLAVKTFLEHRASMHPVTSMLVGKDLKQDQ